One region of Cinclus cinclus chromosome 1, bCinCin1.1, whole genome shotgun sequence genomic DNA includes:
- the LOC134043928 gene encoding tubulin beta chain isoform X7 translates to MREIVHIQAGQRAILVDLEPGTMDSVRSGPFGQIFRPDNFVFGQSGAGNNWAKGHYTEGAELVDSVLDVVRKESESCDCLQGFQLTHSLGGGTGSGMGTLLISKIREEYPDRIMNTFSVMPSPKVSDTVVEPYNATLSVHQLVENTDETYCIDNEALYDICFRTLKLTTPTYGDLNHLVSATMSGVTTCLRFPGQLNADLRKLAVNMVPFPRLHFFMPGFAPLTSRGSQQYRALTVPELTQQMFDSKNMMAACDPRHGRYLTVAAIFRGRMSMKEVDEQMLNVQNKNSSYFVEWIPNNVKTAVCDIPPRGLKMSATFIGNSTAIQELFKRISEQFTAMFRRKAFLHWYTGEGMDEMEFTEAESNMNDLVSEYQQYQDATADEQGEFEEEGEEDEA, encoded by the exons ATGCGTGAGATCGTGCACATCCAAGCCGGGCAG CGTGCCATCCTTGTGGACCTGGAACCCGGCACCATGGACTCTGTGCGCTCCGGCCCCTTTGGACAGATCTTCCGCCCCGACAACTTTGTCTTTG GTCAGAGCGGGGCTGGCAACAACTGGGCCAAGGGGCACTACACAGAAGGCGCTGAGCTGGTGGACTCTGTGCTGGACGTGGTGAGGAAGGAGTCGGAGAGCTGTGACTGCCTCCAGGGCTTCCAGCTGACCCACTCGCTGGGCGGAGGCACGGGCTCTGGCATGGGCACCCTCCTGATCAGCAAGATCCGCGAGGAGTACCCCGACCGCATCATGAACACCTTCAGCGTCATGCCCTCGCCCAAGGTGTCGGACACGGTGGTGGAGCCCTACAATGCCACCCTCTCTGTGCACCAGCTGGTGGAGAACACGGACGAGACCTACTGCATTGACAACGAGGCCCTGTATGACATTTGCTTCCGCACCCTGAAGCTGACCACTCCTACCTACGGGGACCTCAACCACCTGGTGTCGGCCACCATGAGCGGCGTGACCACCTGCCTTCGCTTCCCCGGCCAGCTGAACGCCGACCTGCGCAAGCTGGCGGTCAACATGGTGCCTTTCCCGCGGCTGCACTTCTTCATGCCGGGCTTTGCCCCGCTGACCAGCCGCGGCAGCCAGCAGTACCGCGCCCTGACGGTGCCCGAGCTGACGCAGCAGATGTTCGACTCCAAGAACATGATGGCCGCCTGCGACCCCCGCCACGGCCGCTACCTGACGGTGGCCGCCATCTTCCGGGGCCGCATGTCCATGAAGGAGGTGGACGAGCAGATGCTCAACGTGCAGAACAAGAACAGCAGCTACTTTGTGGAGTGGATCCCCAACAACGTCAAGACGGCCGTCTGCGACATCCCCCCGCGCGGCCTCAAGATGTCGGCCACCTTCATCGGCAACAGCACGGCCATCCAGGAGCTCTTCAAGAGGATCTCGGAGCAGTTCACGGCCATGTTCCGGCGCAAGGCTTTCTTGCACTGGTACACCGGCGAGGGCATGGATGAAATGGAGTTCACGGAGGCCGAGAGCAACATGAACGACCTGGTCTCTGAATACCAGCAATACCAGGATGCCACTGCTGATGAGCAGGGCGAGTttgaagaggaaggagaggaggatgAGGCATGA
- the LOC134043928 gene encoding tubulin beta chain isoform X6 codes for MREIVHIQAGQCNKYVPRAILVDLEPGTMDSVRSGPFGQIFRPDNFVFGQSGAGNNWAKGHYTEGAELVDSVLDVVRKESESCDCLQGFQLTHSLGGGTGSGMGTLLISKIREEYPDRIMNTFSVMPSPKVSDTVVEPYNATLSVHQLVENTDETYCIDNEALYDICFRTLKLTTPTYGDLNHLVSATMSGVTTCLRFPGQLNADLRKLAVNMVPFPRLHFFMPGFAPLTSRGSQQYRALTVPELTQQMFDSKNMMAACDPRHGRYLTVAAIFRGRMSMKEVDEQMLNVQNKNSSYFVEWIPNNVKTAVCDIPPRGLKMSATFIGNSTAIQELFKRISEQFTAMFRRKAFLHWYTGEGMDEMEFTEAESNMNDLVSEYQQYQDATADEQGEFEEEGEEDEA; via the exons ATGCGTGAGATCGTGCACATCCAAGCCGGGCAGT GTAACAAGTATGTCCCCCGTGCCATCCTTGTGGACCTGGAACCCGGCACCATGGACTCTGTGCGCTCCGGCCCCTTTGGACAGATCTTCCGCCCCGACAACTTTGTCTTTG GTCAGAGCGGGGCTGGCAACAACTGGGCCAAGGGGCACTACACAGAAGGCGCTGAGCTGGTGGACTCTGTGCTGGACGTGGTGAGGAAGGAGTCGGAGAGCTGTGACTGCCTCCAGGGCTTCCAGCTGACCCACTCGCTGGGCGGAGGCACGGGCTCTGGCATGGGCACCCTCCTGATCAGCAAGATCCGCGAGGAGTACCCCGACCGCATCATGAACACCTTCAGCGTCATGCCCTCGCCCAAGGTGTCGGACACGGTGGTGGAGCCCTACAATGCCACCCTCTCTGTGCACCAGCTGGTGGAGAACACGGACGAGACCTACTGCATTGACAACGAGGCCCTGTATGACATTTGCTTCCGCACCCTGAAGCTGACCACTCCTACCTACGGGGACCTCAACCACCTGGTGTCGGCCACCATGAGCGGCGTGACCACCTGCCTTCGCTTCCCCGGCCAGCTGAACGCCGACCTGCGCAAGCTGGCGGTCAACATGGTGCCTTTCCCGCGGCTGCACTTCTTCATGCCGGGCTTTGCCCCGCTGACCAGCCGCGGCAGCCAGCAGTACCGCGCCCTGACGGTGCCCGAGCTGACGCAGCAGATGTTCGACTCCAAGAACATGATGGCCGCCTGCGACCCCCGCCACGGCCGCTACCTGACGGTGGCCGCCATCTTCCGGGGCCGCATGTCCATGAAGGAGGTGGACGAGCAGATGCTCAACGTGCAGAACAAGAACAGCAGCTACTTTGTGGAGTGGATCCCCAACAACGTCAAGACGGCCGTCTGCGACATCCCCCCGCGCGGCCTCAAGATGTCGGCCACCTTCATCGGCAACAGCACGGCCATCCAGGAGCTCTTCAAGAGGATCTCGGAGCAGTTCACGGCCATGTTCCGGCGCAAGGCTTTCTTGCACTGGTACACCGGCGAGGGCATGGATGAAATGGAGTTCACGGAGGCCGAGAGCAACATGAACGACCTGGTCTCTGAATACCAGCAATACCAGGATGCCACTGCTGATGAGCAGGGCGAGTttgaagaggaaggagaggaggatgAGGCATGA
- the LOC134043928 gene encoding tubulin beta-2 chain isoform X3 — protein sequence MREIVHIQAGQCGNQIGAKFWEVISDEHGIDPTGSYHGDSDLQLERINVYYNEATGSNKYVPRAILVDLEPGTMDSVRSGPFGQIFRPDNFVFGQSGAGNNWAKGHYTEGAELVDSVLDVVRKESESCDCLQGFQLTHSLGGGTGSGMGTLLISKIREEYPDRIMNTFSVMPSPKVSDTVVEPYNATLSVHQLVENTDETYCIDNEALYDICFRTLKLTTPTYGDLNHLVSATMSGVTTCLRFPGQLNADLRKLAVNMVPFPRLHFFMPGFAPLTSRGSQQYRALTVPELTQQMFDSKNMMAACDPRHGRYLTVAAIFRGRMSMKEVDEQMLNVQNKNSSYFVEWIPNNVKTAVCDIPPRGLKMSATFIGNSTAIQELFKRISEQFTAMFRRKAFLHWYTGEGMDEMEFTEAESNMNDLVSEYQQYQDATADEQGEFEEEGEEDEA from the exons ATGCGTGAGATCGTGCACATCCAAGCCGGGCAGTGCGGCAACCAGATCGGCGCCAAG TTCTGGGAGGTAATCAGCGATGAGCACGGCATCGACCCCACGGGCAGCTACCACGGGGACAGCgacctgcagctggagaggatCAACGTCTACTACAATGAAGCCACCGGTA GTAACAAGTATGTCCCCCGTGCCATCCTTGTGGACCTGGAACCCGGCACCATGGACTCTGTGCGCTCCGGCCCCTTTGGACAGATCTTCCGCCCCGACAACTTTGTCTTTG GTCAGAGCGGGGCTGGCAACAACTGGGCCAAGGGGCACTACACAGAAGGCGCTGAGCTGGTGGACTCTGTGCTGGACGTGGTGAGGAAGGAGTCGGAGAGCTGTGACTGCCTCCAGGGCTTCCAGCTGACCCACTCGCTGGGCGGAGGCACGGGCTCTGGCATGGGCACCCTCCTGATCAGCAAGATCCGCGAGGAGTACCCCGACCGCATCATGAACACCTTCAGCGTCATGCCCTCGCCCAAGGTGTCGGACACGGTGGTGGAGCCCTACAATGCCACCCTCTCTGTGCACCAGCTGGTGGAGAACACGGACGAGACCTACTGCATTGACAACGAGGCCCTGTATGACATTTGCTTCCGCACCCTGAAGCTGACCACTCCTACCTACGGGGACCTCAACCACCTGGTGTCGGCCACCATGAGCGGCGTGACCACCTGCCTTCGCTTCCCCGGCCAGCTGAACGCCGACCTGCGCAAGCTGGCGGTCAACATGGTGCCTTTCCCGCGGCTGCACTTCTTCATGCCGGGCTTTGCCCCGCTGACCAGCCGCGGCAGCCAGCAGTACCGCGCCCTGACGGTGCCCGAGCTGACGCAGCAGATGTTCGACTCCAAGAACATGATGGCCGCCTGCGACCCCCGCCACGGCCGCTACCTGACGGTGGCCGCCATCTTCCGGGGCCGCATGTCCATGAAGGAGGTGGACGAGCAGATGCTCAACGTGCAGAACAAGAACAGCAGCTACTTTGTGGAGTGGATCCCCAACAACGTCAAGACGGCCGTCTGCGACATCCCCCCGCGCGGCCTCAAGATGTCGGCCACCTTCATCGGCAACAGCACGGCCATCCAGGAGCTCTTCAAGAGGATCTCGGAGCAGTTCACGGCCATGTTCCGGCGCAAGGCTTTCTTGCACTGGTACACCGGCGAGGGCATGGATGAAATGGAGTTCACGGAGGCCGAGAGCAACATGAACGACCTGGTCTCTGAATACCAGCAATACCAGGATGCCACTGCTGATGAGCAGGGCGAGTttgaagaggaaggagaggaggatgAGGCATGA
- the LOC134043928 gene encoding tubulin beta-2 chain isoform X1: MREIVHIQAGQCGNQIGAKFWEVISDEHGIDPTGSYHGDSDLQLERINVYYNEATGSAVTLVLVPPTGNKYVPRAILVDLEPGTMDSVRSGPFGQIFRPDNFVFGQSGAGNNWAKGHYTEGAELVDSVLDVVRKESESCDCLQGFQLTHSLGGGTGSGMGTLLISKIREEYPDRIMNTFSVMPSPKVSDTVVEPYNATLSVHQLVENTDETYCIDNEALYDICFRTLKLTTPTYGDLNHLVSATMSGVTTCLRFPGQLNADLRKLAVNMVPFPRLHFFMPGFAPLTSRGSQQYRALTVPELTQQMFDSKNMMAACDPRHGRYLTVAAIFRGRMSMKEVDEQMLNVQNKNSSYFVEWIPNNVKTAVCDIPPRGLKMSATFIGNSTAIQELFKRISEQFTAMFRRKAFLHWYTGEGMDEMEFTEAESNMNDLVSEYQQYQDATADEQGEFEEEGEEDEA; this comes from the exons ATGCGTGAGATCGTGCACATCCAAGCCGGGCAGTGCGGCAACCAGATCGGCGCCAAG TTCTGGGAGGTAATCAGCGATGAGCACGGCATCGACCCCACGGGCAGCTACCACGGGGACAGCgacctgcagctggagaggatCAACGTCTACTACAATGAAGCCACCGGTAGT GCTGTAACGCTGGTGCTGGTTCCTCCCACAGGTAACAAGTATGTCCCCCGTGCCATCCTTGTGGACCTGGAACCCGGCACCATGGACTCTGTGCGCTCCGGCCCCTTTGGACAGATCTTCCGCCCCGACAACTTTGTCTTTG GTCAGAGCGGGGCTGGCAACAACTGGGCCAAGGGGCACTACACAGAAGGCGCTGAGCTGGTGGACTCTGTGCTGGACGTGGTGAGGAAGGAGTCGGAGAGCTGTGACTGCCTCCAGGGCTTCCAGCTGACCCACTCGCTGGGCGGAGGCACGGGCTCTGGCATGGGCACCCTCCTGATCAGCAAGATCCGCGAGGAGTACCCCGACCGCATCATGAACACCTTCAGCGTCATGCCCTCGCCCAAGGTGTCGGACACGGTGGTGGAGCCCTACAATGCCACCCTCTCTGTGCACCAGCTGGTGGAGAACACGGACGAGACCTACTGCATTGACAACGAGGCCCTGTATGACATTTGCTTCCGCACCCTGAAGCTGACCACTCCTACCTACGGGGACCTCAACCACCTGGTGTCGGCCACCATGAGCGGCGTGACCACCTGCCTTCGCTTCCCCGGCCAGCTGAACGCCGACCTGCGCAAGCTGGCGGTCAACATGGTGCCTTTCCCGCGGCTGCACTTCTTCATGCCGGGCTTTGCCCCGCTGACCAGCCGCGGCAGCCAGCAGTACCGCGCCCTGACGGTGCCCGAGCTGACGCAGCAGATGTTCGACTCCAAGAACATGATGGCCGCCTGCGACCCCCGCCACGGCCGCTACCTGACGGTGGCCGCCATCTTCCGGGGCCGCATGTCCATGAAGGAGGTGGACGAGCAGATGCTCAACGTGCAGAACAAGAACAGCAGCTACTTTGTGGAGTGGATCCCCAACAACGTCAAGACGGCCGTCTGCGACATCCCCCCGCGCGGCCTCAAGATGTCGGCCACCTTCATCGGCAACAGCACGGCCATCCAGGAGCTCTTCAAGAGGATCTCGGAGCAGTTCACGGCCATGTTCCGGCGCAAGGCTTTCTTGCACTGGTACACCGGCGAGGGCATGGATGAAATGGAGTTCACGGAGGCCGAGAGCAACATGAACGACCTGGTCTCTGAATACCAGCAATACCAGGATGCCACTGCTGATGAGCAGGGCGAGTttgaagaggaaggagaggaggatgAGGCATGA
- the LOC134043928 gene encoding tubulin beta-2 chain isoform X2, with protein sequence MREIVHIQAGQCGNQIGAKFWEVISDEHGIDPTGSYHGDSDLQLERINVYYNEATGNKYVPRAILVDLEPGTMDSVRSGPFGQIFRPDNFVFGQSGAGNNWAKGHYTEGAELVDSVLDVVRKESESCDCLQGFQLTHSLGGGTGSGMGTLLISKIREEYPDRIMNTFSVMPSPKVSDTVVEPYNATLSVHQLVENTDETYCIDNEALYDICFRTLKLTTPTYGDLNHLVSATMSGVTTCLRFPGQLNADLRKLAVNMVPFPRLHFFMPGFAPLTSRGSQQYRALTVPELTQQMFDSKNMMAACDPRHGRYLTVAAIFRGRMSMKEVDEQMLNVQNKNSSYFVEWIPNNVKTAVCDIPPRGLKMSATFIGNSTAIQELFKRISEQFTAMFRRKAFLHWYTGEGMDEMEFTEAESNMNDLVSEYQQYQDATADEQGEFEEEGEEDEA encoded by the exons ATGCGTGAGATCGTGCACATCCAAGCCGGGCAGTGCGGCAACCAGATCGGCGCCAAG TTCTGGGAGGTAATCAGCGATGAGCACGGCATCGACCCCACGGGCAGCTACCACGGGGACAGCgacctgcagctggagaggatCAACGTCTACTACAATGAAGCCACCG GTAACAAGTATGTCCCCCGTGCCATCCTTGTGGACCTGGAACCCGGCACCATGGACTCTGTGCGCTCCGGCCCCTTTGGACAGATCTTCCGCCCCGACAACTTTGTCTTTG GTCAGAGCGGGGCTGGCAACAACTGGGCCAAGGGGCACTACACAGAAGGCGCTGAGCTGGTGGACTCTGTGCTGGACGTGGTGAGGAAGGAGTCGGAGAGCTGTGACTGCCTCCAGGGCTTCCAGCTGACCCACTCGCTGGGCGGAGGCACGGGCTCTGGCATGGGCACCCTCCTGATCAGCAAGATCCGCGAGGAGTACCCCGACCGCATCATGAACACCTTCAGCGTCATGCCCTCGCCCAAGGTGTCGGACACGGTGGTGGAGCCCTACAATGCCACCCTCTCTGTGCACCAGCTGGTGGAGAACACGGACGAGACCTACTGCATTGACAACGAGGCCCTGTATGACATTTGCTTCCGCACCCTGAAGCTGACCACTCCTACCTACGGGGACCTCAACCACCTGGTGTCGGCCACCATGAGCGGCGTGACCACCTGCCTTCGCTTCCCCGGCCAGCTGAACGCCGACCTGCGCAAGCTGGCGGTCAACATGGTGCCTTTCCCGCGGCTGCACTTCTTCATGCCGGGCTTTGCCCCGCTGACCAGCCGCGGCAGCCAGCAGTACCGCGCCCTGACGGTGCCCGAGCTGACGCAGCAGATGTTCGACTCCAAGAACATGATGGCCGCCTGCGACCCCCGCCACGGCCGCTACCTGACGGTGGCCGCCATCTTCCGGGGCCGCATGTCCATGAAGGAGGTGGACGAGCAGATGCTCAACGTGCAGAACAAGAACAGCAGCTACTTTGTGGAGTGGATCCCCAACAACGTCAAGACGGCCGTCTGCGACATCCCCCCGCGCGGCCTCAAGATGTCGGCCACCTTCATCGGCAACAGCACGGCCATCCAGGAGCTCTTCAAGAGGATCTCGGAGCAGTTCACGGCCATGTTCCGGCGCAAGGCTTTCTTGCACTGGTACACCGGCGAGGGCATGGATGAAATGGAGTTCACGGAGGCCGAGAGCAACATGAACGACCTGGTCTCTGAATACCAGCAATACCAGGATGCCACTGCTGATGAGCAGGGCGAGTttgaagaggaaggagaggaggatgAGGCATGA
- the LOC134043928 gene encoding tubulin beta-2 chain isoform X5, translated as MREIVHIQAGQCGNQIGAKFWEVISDEHGIDPTGSYHGDSDLQLERINVYYNEATGQSGAGNNWAKGHYTEGAELVDSVLDVVRKESESCDCLQGFQLTHSLGGGTGSGMGTLLISKIREEYPDRIMNTFSVMPSPKVSDTVVEPYNATLSVHQLVENTDETYCIDNEALYDICFRTLKLTTPTYGDLNHLVSATMSGVTTCLRFPGQLNADLRKLAVNMVPFPRLHFFMPGFAPLTSRGSQQYRALTVPELTQQMFDSKNMMAACDPRHGRYLTVAAIFRGRMSMKEVDEQMLNVQNKNSSYFVEWIPNNVKTAVCDIPPRGLKMSATFIGNSTAIQELFKRISEQFTAMFRRKAFLHWYTGEGMDEMEFTEAESNMNDLVSEYQQYQDATADEQGEFEEEGEEDEA; from the exons ATGCGTGAGATCGTGCACATCCAAGCCGGGCAGTGCGGCAACCAGATCGGCGCCAAG TTCTGGGAGGTAATCAGCGATGAGCACGGCATCGACCCCACGGGCAGCTACCACGGGGACAGCgacctgcagctggagaggatCAACGTCTACTACAATGAAGCCACCG GTCAGAGCGGGGCTGGCAACAACTGGGCCAAGGGGCACTACACAGAAGGCGCTGAGCTGGTGGACTCTGTGCTGGACGTGGTGAGGAAGGAGTCGGAGAGCTGTGACTGCCTCCAGGGCTTCCAGCTGACCCACTCGCTGGGCGGAGGCACGGGCTCTGGCATGGGCACCCTCCTGATCAGCAAGATCCGCGAGGAGTACCCCGACCGCATCATGAACACCTTCAGCGTCATGCCCTCGCCCAAGGTGTCGGACACGGTGGTGGAGCCCTACAATGCCACCCTCTCTGTGCACCAGCTGGTGGAGAACACGGACGAGACCTACTGCATTGACAACGAGGCCCTGTATGACATTTGCTTCCGCACCCTGAAGCTGACCACTCCTACCTACGGGGACCTCAACCACCTGGTGTCGGCCACCATGAGCGGCGTGACCACCTGCCTTCGCTTCCCCGGCCAGCTGAACGCCGACCTGCGCAAGCTGGCGGTCAACATGGTGCCTTTCCCGCGGCTGCACTTCTTCATGCCGGGCTTTGCCCCGCTGACCAGCCGCGGCAGCCAGCAGTACCGCGCCCTGACGGTGCCCGAGCTGACGCAGCAGATGTTCGACTCCAAGAACATGATGGCCGCCTGCGACCCCCGCCACGGCCGCTACCTGACGGTGGCCGCCATCTTCCGGGGCCGCATGTCCATGAAGGAGGTGGACGAGCAGATGCTCAACGTGCAGAACAAGAACAGCAGCTACTTTGTGGAGTGGATCCCCAACAACGTCAAGACGGCCGTCTGCGACATCCCCCCGCGCGGCCTCAAGATGTCGGCCACCTTCATCGGCAACAGCACGGCCATCCAGGAGCTCTTCAAGAGGATCTCGGAGCAGTTCACGGCCATGTTCCGGCGCAAGGCTTTCTTGCACTGGTACACCGGCGAGGGCATGGATGAAATGGAGTTCACGGAGGCCGAGAGCAACATGAACGACCTGGTCTCTGAATACCAGCAATACCAGGATGCCACTGCTGATGAGCAGGGCGAGTttgaagaggaaggagaggaggatgAGGCATGA
- the LOC134043928 gene encoding tubulin beta-2 chain isoform X4, translating into MREIVHIQAGQCGNQIGAKFWEVISDEHGIDPTGSYHGDSDLQLERINVYYNEATGNKYVPRAILVDLEPGTMDSVRSGPFGQIFRPDNFVFGQSGAGNNWAKGHYTEGAELVDSVLDVVRKESESCDCLQGFQLTHSLGGGTGSGMGTLLISKIREEYPDRIMNTFSVMPSPKVSDTVLVENTDETYCIDNEALYDICFRTLKLTTPTYGDLNHLVSATMSGVTTCLRFPGQLNADLRKLAVNMVPFPRLHFFMPGFAPLTSRGSQQYRALTVPELTQQMFDSKNMMAACDPRHGRYLTVAAIFRGRMSMKEVDEQMLNVQNKNSSYFVEWIPNNVKTAVCDIPPRGLKMSATFIGNSTAIQELFKRISEQFTAMFRRKAFLHWYTGEGMDEMEFTEAESNMNDLVSEYQQYQDATADEQGEFEEEGEEDEA; encoded by the exons ATGCGTGAGATCGTGCACATCCAAGCCGGGCAGTGCGGCAACCAGATCGGCGCCAAG TTCTGGGAGGTAATCAGCGATGAGCACGGCATCGACCCCACGGGCAGCTACCACGGGGACAGCgacctgcagctggagaggatCAACGTCTACTACAATGAAGCCACCG GTAACAAGTATGTCCCCCGTGCCATCCTTGTGGACCTGGAACCCGGCACCATGGACTCTGTGCGCTCCGGCCCCTTTGGACAGATCTTCCGCCCCGACAACTTTGTCTTTG GTCAGAGCGGGGCTGGCAACAACTGGGCCAAGGGGCACTACACAGAAGGCGCTGAGCTGGTGGACTCTGTGCTGGACGTGGTGAGGAAGGAGTCGGAGAGCTGTGACTGCCTCCAGGGCTTCCAGCTGACCCACTCGCTGGGCGGAGGCACGGGCTCTGGCATGGGCACCCTCCTGATCAGCAAGATCCGCGAGGAGTACCCCGACCGCATCATGAACACCTTCAGCGTCATGCCCTCGCCCAAGGTGTCGGACACGGTG CTGGTGGAGAACACGGACGAGACCTACTGCATTGACAACGAGGCCCTGTATGACATTTGCTTCCGCACCCTGAAGCTGACCACTCCTACCTACGGGGACCTCAACCACCTGGTGTCGGCCACCATGAGCGGCGTGACCACCTGCCTTCGCTTCCCCGGCCAGCTGAACGCCGACCTGCGCAAGCTGGCGGTCAACATGGTGCCTTTCCCGCGGCTGCACTTCTTCATGCCGGGCTTTGCCCCGCTGACCAGCCGCGGCAGCCAGCAGTACCGCGCCCTGACGGTGCCCGAGCTGACGCAGCAGATGTTCGACTCCAAGAACATGATGGCCGCCTGCGACCCCCGCCACGGCCGCTACCTGACGGTGGCCGCCATCTTCCGGGGCCGCATGTCCATGAAGGAGGTGGACGAGCAGATGCTCAACGTGCAGAACAAGAACAGCAGCTACTTTGTGGAGTGGATCCCCAACAACGTCAAGACGGCCGTCTGCGACATCCCCCCGCGCGGCCTCAAGATGTCGGCCACCTTCATCGGCAACAGCACGGCCATCCAGGAGCTCTTCAAGAGGATCTCGGAGCAGTTCACGGCCATGTTCCGGCGCAAGGCTTTCTTGCACTGGTACACCGGCGAGGGCATGGATGAAATGGAGTTCACGGAGGCCGAGAGCAACATGAACGACCTGGTCTCTGAATACCAGCAATACCAGGATGCCACTGCTGATGAGCAGGGCGAGTttgaagaggaaggagaggaggatgAGGCATGA